The proteins below come from a single Candidatus Thorarchaeota archaeon genomic window:
- a CDS encoding metal ABC transporter ATP-binding protein, with product MRDNTLVEAEGLAVRYPNGEVALRDVTFSVDAPSFMAIIGPNGSGKSTLLKAMLGLLKPTRGSMRLYGMDCTRDRSKIRRLVRYVPQRDRIDLNVPMKVKDIVLMSRLVKKPPPRVASAKDIERARTALRQVDMESFWSHPFPELSGGQRQRVLVARALAGEGSVLMLDEPLAGTDHASQDLIVEALGRYYSEGNVSIIMVTHDLNPIHTYVRSVLLLKKTVIGVGTPCDVMDPTLMAKMYGPTARVVEYAGHRYCITKDTGADRHD from the coding sequence ATGAGAGACAACACTCTGGTCGAAGCAGAGGGTCTAGCGGTCAGATACCCGAACGGAGAGGTCGCGCTGAGAGACGTGACCTTCTCAGTGGATGCCCCCTCGTTCATGGCCATAATCGGACCCAACGGGTCCGGCAAGAGCACTCTCCTCAAGGCGATGCTCGGACTGTTGAAGCCGACGAGGGGAAGCATGAGGCTATACGGAATGGACTGCACGAGGGACAGGTCGAAGATCAGGAGGCTGGTCAGGTATGTGCCGCAGAGGGACAGGATAGACCTGAATGTCCCCATGAAGGTGAAGGACATCGTGCTCATGTCACGGCTGGTAAAGAAGCCGCCTCCGCGAGTGGCCTCCGCCAAGGACATAGAACGAGCACGAACAGCACTCAGACAGGTTGACATGGAGTCGTTCTGGTCTCATCCGTTTCCGGAGCTCTCAGGCGGACAGCGGCAGAGGGTGCTTGTCGCAAGGGCTCTTGCTGGTGAGGGCAGTGTGCTCATGTTAGACGAGCCTCTCGCAGGTACTGACCATGCGAGTCAGGACTTGATAGTGGAGGCTCTTGGACGATACTATAGCGAGGGCAATGTCAGCATCATCATGGTCACTCACGACCTCAACCCCATTCACACATATGTGCGTTCGGTCCTGCTTCTGAAGAAGACGGTGATAGGTGTGGGAACACCGTGTGACGTCATGGACCCCACCCTCATGGCAAAGATGTACGGCCCCACTGCGAGAGTAGTCGAGTACGCTGGACACAGGTACTGCATCACCAAGGACACAGGAGCGGATCGTCATGATTGA
- a CDS encoding PAS domain S-box protein has translation MPKTPDSPDLFQRLLDVLHDGIVVLDGEDIIELNSAFAEIVGYTKEALLDSRFEDLIDPLSRRTDRKTLDSLYAGKSLARFTTRLRSKDGDVVHADMRPVAVQYQGSDAVLLTVRDITREVSLETAVTQLENRFASLYDMSPVAYFTLNRNGTVEQVNQEAESLLGYDASEVIGKTLSDFLAQRPQTYDPADQVLKEVLRGKEVSGIEVQLKRKDGRLIWVSLSSRALTYSGEKPSEIGLTAFDVTRRRAAEARVREEKDRADLYLGIMTSDLNRVNQSSLYSLELLSGTADLSEEHRRILQETSWNIRRAARMIANMRTLIYLRDSPPPQKQTNLYPHFERGRREASRDFAQKTLTIKTNIRDGAFMVRGHAFLWSVFFNILHNALMYDTDEEVAVEVKASFADKRKKVRIEFIDHGPGIPDAMKERVFRRSGSGDKTIESGLGLTVVSTIVSALGGRVWVEDRVAGRSSEGCKFVVELLAWMDEMEAVTEEAVIDFYKSEDCVFCGPTLEALYLLLDEMSLSHTIVRIIDVDDPASGVPVDELPALPTIRIRNTELAGYVSEDDLRTVVMGALLGLVGTQDT, from the coding sequence GTGCCCAAGACCCCAGACAGTCCGGACCTGTTTCAGAGGCTGCTCGACGTCTTGCATGACGGCATTGTCGTCCTAGACGGTGAGGACATCATCGAACTGAACTCCGCCTTCGCTGAGATAGTGGGCTACACGAAGGAGGCACTCCTAGACTCCCGGTTCGAGGATCTGATCGACCCGTTGTCACGCCGAACGGACAGAAAGACACTGGACTCTCTCTATGCGGGAAAGAGTCTCGCACGATTCACGACGCGTCTGCGCTCGAAGGACGGCGACGTAGTCCATGCCGACATGAGACCGGTGGCCGTGCAGTATCAGGGTTCGGATGCCGTTCTTCTCACGGTGCGTGACATCACAAGGGAGGTGTCACTGGAAACGGCCGTCACTCAGCTTGAGAATCGCTTCGCGTCACTCTACGACATGTCACCCGTGGCCTACTTCACCCTCAACCGGAACGGCACAGTCGAGCAGGTGAACCAGGAAGCCGAGTCACTGTTGGGCTATGACGCTTCCGAAGTGATAGGAAAGACACTTTCTGACTTCCTCGCTCAGCGGCCGCAGACATATGACCCGGCCGACCAGGTGCTCAAAGAGGTCTTGCGTGGGAAGGAGGTCTCAGGCATTGAAGTGCAGCTCAAGCGCAAGGACGGGCGACTGATATGGGTCTCGCTCTCGTCGCGTGCTCTCACATACAGTGGCGAGAAGCCAAGCGAGATTGGCCTCACCGCCTTTGATGTCACGCGCAGGAGAGCTGCGGAAGCGAGAGTCCGGGAAGAGAAGGACCGGGCCGACCTCTACTTGGGCATAATGACCAGCGACCTCAACAGAGTGAACCAGAGTTCGCTCTACTCACTGGAGCTACTGTCTGGCACTGCTGACCTCAGCGAAGAACACCGCAGGATACTGCAGGAGACCTCATGGAACATCAGGCGAGCTGCACGAATGATTGCCAACATGAGGACTCTGATTTACCTCAGAGACTCTCCGCCTCCTCAGAAGCAGACGAATCTATACCCGCACTTTGAACGAGGAAGACGAGAGGCCAGTCGGGACTTCGCACAGAAGACGCTGACAATCAAGACCAACATCCGAGATGGGGCGTTCATGGTTAGAGGCCATGCCTTTCTCTGGAGCGTATTCTTCAACATACTTCACAACGCTCTGATGTATGACACTGATGAAGAGGTCGCAGTCGAGGTCAAGGCCTCCTTCGCAGACAAGAGGAAGAAGGTACGAATCGAGTTCATCGACCATGGTCCCGGGATTCCTGACGCGATGAAGGAGCGGGTGTTTCGTCGATCAGGAAGCGGTGACAAGACGATTGAGAGCGGGCTCGGGCTCACCGTGGTCAGCACCATTGTCAGCGCTCTTGGTGGAAGGGTCTGGGTTGAGGACAGGGTGGCAGGTCGCTCGTCAGAGGGATGCAAGTTTGTCGTCGAGCTTCTTGCATGGATGGACGAGATGGAGGCAGTGACCGAAGAGGCAGTGATAGACTTCTACAAGTCCGAGGACTGCGTGTTCTGCGGCCCCACCCTTGAGGCACTCTACCTCCTGCTGGACGAGATGAGTCTCAGCCATACCATCGTCCGAATCATCGATGTTGATGACCCAGCCTCGGGAGTGCCTGTCGATGAGCTGCCTGCGCTGCCAACAATCCGGATCCGCAACACGGAACTGGCCGGTTATGTCAGCGAGGACGACCTGAGGACTGTTGTGATGGGAGCTCTGCTTGGGCTTGTGGGAACACAAGACACATGA
- a CDS encoding amino acid ABC transporter permease produces MQELQELVQWLVYILTGIPATLLLAFIGLAFGFAYGILIAIWRVYGPPVIQMLGAAYERIMRSIPVLVLIMIFGVGLPGLFAFAGPGTNSLIMAAGFSLALRSSAYQSGIFRSAIMAVPLGQMQAAKALGMSALEANLYIVLPQAFRLAIPAWSNEYAVVIKDTSYALVIGVSVMDKLALNIYATAPQAFFSVVLILTLIYFCFTYPVTKLAGEHMTKKLKKLGLGGG; encoded by the coding sequence GTGCAGGAGTTGCAGGAGCTTGTTCAGTGGTTGGTGTATATCCTTACAGGCATTCCTGCAACCCTGCTTCTTGCGTTCATTGGCTTGGCCTTTGGATTCGCATATGGGATTCTCATTGCCATATGGAGGGTGTATGGCCCACCAGTCATTCAGATGCTGGGCGCTGCCTATGAGAGGATAATGAGGAGTATCCCGGTTCTTGTACTGATCATGATATTCGGAGTGGGGTTGCCCGGGCTCTTCGCCTTTGCGGGACCAGGGACCAACTCGCTCATCATGGCCGCTGGCTTCTCACTGGCATTACGGAGCTCCGCATATCAGTCAGGGATATTCAGGTCAGCCATAATGGCGGTACCACTGGGCCAGATGCAGGCTGCAAAGGCTCTTGGCATGTCGGCATTGGAGGCGAATCTCTACATTGTACTTCCACAGGCTTTCAGACTGGCAATACCTGCATGGTCAAACGAGTACGCAGTGGTCATCAAGGACACGTCCTATGCACTGGTCATAGGAGTGAGTGTCATGGACAAACTTGCTCTGAACATATACGCCACCGCTCCTCAGGCATTCTTCTCAGTCGTTCTGATTCTTACTCTCATCTACTTCTGCTTCACATATCCGGTGACCAAGCTCGCAGGGGAGCACATGACCAAGAAACTCAAGAAACTAGGTCTCGGAGGAGGTTGA
- a CDS encoding BMP family ABC transporter substrate-binding protein produces the protein MDTKMLGAIVIIIVVAAGVGAVVLLGPTLFGGTPRVAIVFATGGLGDKSFNDGCYEGAVRARNEFGVAFTYVEPTQISEYEGYLRTYAQHAGRAPYDVIISIGFDQADALTKVANETPNQRFAIVDMVVPLPNVSSLVFAENEGSALVGAIAGLMTKTDKVGFIGGMDIDLINKFAGGFVFGANWTKPGVNYTIGYTGNWVDTATGKALADVMYNAGTDIIFAAAGRSGLGVFESAKEKTDKYVIGVDSPQMYLGCADPSNPAPPTVCLTSMLKRVDVAVYETIKDAIQGNFHGGIRVFDLENGGLGYEVNAALRPLPSNVTAIVEDLKAAIINGSITVPSTKYWLP, from the coding sequence ATGGACACTAAGATGCTTGGTGCCATCGTAATCATCATCGTTGTGGCTGCCGGTGTCGGCGCAGTCGTATTGCTGGGACCCACTCTGTTCGGCGGGACGCCGAGGGTTGCCATAGTCTTTGCGACTGGCGGACTGGGCGACAAGAGCTTCAACGATGGCTGCTACGAAGGCGCCGTTCGAGCCAGAAACGAGTTCGGTGTGGCCTTCACGTATGTGGAGCCGACCCAGATCTCGGAATACGAGGGGTATCTCCGTACATACGCACAACATGCTGGCCGTGCGCCGTATGATGTCATCATCTCGATAGGCTTTGACCAAGCAGATGCCCTCACAAAGGTCGCTAACGAGACGCCAAACCAGCGGTTCGCGATAGTCGACATGGTGGTGCCCCTTCCCAATGTCTCAAGCCTGGTATTTGCTGAGAACGAGGGCTCAGCGCTTGTGGGCGCGATAGCTGGCCTGATGACAAAGACCGACAAGGTCGGTTTCATCGGCGGTATGGACATCGACCTGATCAACAAGTTCGCGGGAGGATTCGTGTTCGGTGCCAACTGGACAAAGCCTGGCGTGAACTACACAATCGGCTACACCGGGAACTGGGTTGACACTGCGACAGGCAAGGCTCTTGCAGATGTCATGTACAACGCTGGCACAGACATAATCTTCGCCGCAGCCGGCCGTTCTGGACTGGGCGTCTTCGAGAGTGCAAAGGAGAAGACCGACAAGTATGTGATTGGAGTTGACAGTCCGCAGATGTATCTTGGATGTGCTGACCCCTCCAATCCAGCACCACCCACCGTCTGCCTGACTTCGATGCTGAAGCGCGTCGACGTGGCGGTGTATGAAACCATCAAGGATGCAATACAGGGCAATTTCCACGGAGGCATCCGCGTCTTCGATCTAGAAAACGGTGGTCTTGGGTATGAGGTCAACGCAGCCCTCCGACCACTGCCCTCCAACGTCACGGCGATTGTGGAGGATCTCAAGGCAGCCATAATCAACGGTTCGATAACTGTTCCCAGTACCAAGTACTGGTTGCCATAG
- a CDS encoding amino acid ABC transporter ATP-binding protein, whose translation MSQTVVLHVEDIHKRYGNLEVLKGVSFQVREGEVKVVFGPSGSGKSTLLRCINMLDPPDKGLIMLNDICLTEPRADLNRLRSRIGFVFQQFNLFAHLRAIDNVAIGPRRVLGLSKEEAYRRAEKALEQVKMQDRARHFPAELSGGQQQRVGIARALAMQPDLILFDEPTSALDPELIGEVLQVMLDIAKAGTTMVVVTHEMGFAKAVADEMLFMDQGIILESGTPEEFFSGAKTERARKFLHQLELLYGQSAEDI comes from the coding sequence ATGTCACAGACAGTCGTTCTTCATGTGGAGGACATACACAAGCGATATGGAAACCTCGAGGTGCTAAAGGGGGTTTCTTTTCAGGTGAGGGAAGGAGAAGTGAAAGTCGTCTTTGGACCAAGCGGTAGCGGGAAGAGTACACTCCTCCGATGCATAAACATGCTCGACCCACCCGACAAGGGCCTCATCATGCTCAATGACATATGCCTTACGGAGCCGCGTGCAGACCTCAACAGACTGCGATCCCGCATCGGTTTTGTGTTTCAGCAGTTCAACCTCTTCGCTCATCTTCGTGCCATCGACAATGTTGCCATCGGACCGAGGCGGGTGCTTGGTCTCAGCAAGGAGGAGGCCTACAGACGTGCAGAGAAGGCCTTGGAACAGGTCAAGATGCAGGACAGGGCACGCCACTTTCCGGCAGAACTGTCAGGAGGACAGCAACAGAGAGTGGGTATTGCACGAGCTCTTGCCATGCAGCCGGATCTGATTCTGTTTGACGAACCGACATCTGCACTCGACCCCGAGCTGATAGGTGAGGTGCTACAGGTCATGCTGGATATCGCCAAGGCAGGCACGACAATGGTAGTCGTCACACACGAGATGGGCTTTGCCAAAGCCGTGGCCGACGAGATGCTGTTCATGGACCAAGGCATCATTCTGGAGAGTGGAACCCCGGAGGAGTTCTTCTCAGGAGCAAAGACAGAGAGAGCAAGGAAGTTCCTTCACCAGCTCGAGCTTCTGTACGGCCAGTCAGCTGAGGACATCTGA
- a CDS encoding zinc ABC transporter substrate-binding protein has protein sequence MNPKGTALLLIVLLVYVGAALSICPVRGQIQQVKVAVAIAPLEGLVRSVGGVLVNTTILLPEGVEPHAATLPPEAVMAADSADLLVLTGHFPWEENLVSVVDTPFITLDDADALFTYEDHGARLSPMPGHQENATTTADEHHHDEGNPHGYWLLPSNALAIANTTLSALEVISPAHNSTWEVGFSYFQNEVEAYLSLVAEADTQYDLSGRKAVAVFPAEAYVAETFGIVTVAVLQVENVLISGVELLEVQESMRNGSVSLIIGSDVASLQTGGEYAVQLAEDYGATLVWVRAVFFEGLSDYISVMTYNLGAIVSGIAQARGNLSSTVNVALVALAGVLGLVAVLEAVVMVRRAKSE, from the coding sequence ATGAACCCAAAAGGAACTGCTTTACTGCTGATAGTCCTGCTAGTCTACGTTGGCGCCGCATTATCAATATGCCCTGTCCGTGGCCAGATACAGCAGGTCAAAGTCGCTGTGGCAATTGCGCCTCTTGAGGGGCTGGTCAGGTCCGTTGGAGGAGTGCTAGTCAACACGACGATACTACTGCCTGAAGGTGTAGAACCACACGCAGCCACACTCCCCCCCGAGGCCGTGATGGCTGCAGATAGCGCCGACCTCCTTGTGCTAACAGGTCACTTCCCGTGGGAAGAGAACCTAGTTTCTGTAGTTGACACTCCGTTCATCACCCTCGATGATGCGGATGCGCTGTTCACCTATGAGGACCACGGCGCGCGTCTCTCACCGATGCCCGGCCACCAAGAGAACGCCACAACGACCGCGGACGAACACCACCATGATGAGGGAAACCCCCACGGCTACTGGCTTCTGCCTTCGAATGCACTGGCGATTGCCAACACCACACTCTCCGCGCTAGAGGTGATTAGTCCCGCTCACAACAGCACTTGGGAGGTGGGCTTCAGCTACTTCCAGAATGAAGTCGAGGCGTACCTGTCACTTGTGGCGGAGGCAGACACGCAGTATGATCTGTCCGGGCGAAAGGCGGTCGCGGTGTTTCCTGCTGAGGCATATGTGGCTGAGACATTCGGGATTGTGACGGTAGCCGTTCTGCAGGTGGAGAACGTCCTCATATCGGGGGTCGAGCTGCTTGAAGTGCAGGAGTCCATGCGCAATGGTTCTGTGTCACTAATCATTGGGTCCGATGTGGCCTCTCTGCAGACCGGCGGGGAGTACGCAGTCCAGCTGGCTGAGGACTATGGTGCCACGTTGGTCTGGGTCCGCGCAGTGTTTTTCGAGGGCCTGTCCGACTACATCTCCGTGATGACCTACAACCTCGGTGCAATCGTTTCGGGAATAGCACAAGCCCGTGGGAATCTGTCCTCAACAGTCAATGTGGCCCTTGTGGCACTTGCTGGAGTGCTCGGCCTTGTGGCCGTACTGGAGGCTGTGGTCATGGTTCGGAGAGCAAAGTCCGAGTGA
- a CDS encoding CopG family ribbon-helix-helix protein, producing the protein MPVVAISMSKEEKAELDALWKEGGFSNRSEVMRHALQSLLSQNRTLEQMRGVVTALVAVELQRGRSEKAQCSEVQHEFAHLITSSLHSHSTMGGCYEIMIVTGDAEDVRMMVKRLRGSKEVVNIHVNFVGG; encoded by the coding sequence TTGCCAGTCGTCGCGATATCCATGAGCAAAGAGGAAAAGGCAGAGCTCGACGCTCTGTGGAAAGAGGGTGGGTTCTCGAACCGTTCAGAAGTCATGCGACATGCTCTCCAGTCGCTGCTCTCGCAGAACCGAACCCTCGAACAGATGAGGGGAGTCGTCACAGCATTGGTGGCTGTCGAGCTACAGAGAGGAAGGAGCGAGAAGGCACAGTGTAGTGAGGTTCAACATGAGTTTGCACACCTCATCACTTCGTCCTTGCACTCTCACTCAACAATGGGGGGATGCTACGAGATAATGATTGTCACGGGAGATGCAGAGGATGTGAGAATGATGGTCAAGAGACTTCGTGGCAGCAAGGAAGTGGTGAACATCCACGTCAACTTTGTCGGAGGTTGA
- a CDS encoding metal ABC transporter permease — MIEDLLLILQSPFLQRALFGALMIALVASTSGTFLVFRGLSFMTSGVSHAALGGAALGLFLQSTGIAPWFHPILGALVFAVFVALVTGYAGESGIGEKMEVAVGVSFALSMSLAVFLMYYIPPVQVPSIWGYLIGDLLLLDSLDVVMLAGTAIPLFIVSLLFNKEFVYVSVDMEGAVAQGLNARAYHYLMLVTSALAIALATKAVGAILVYAILVAPAAASNEVLRSVRSVVISVFVIALVSQVVGISLSLSFRASPSAIAGILAAISYVVAVQIKKARERKRASLELEPELDESQEAQKVSLTHESQ; from the coding sequence ATGATTGAGGACCTGTTGCTAATCCTCCAGTCACCCTTCTTGCAGAGGGCTCTGTTCGGTGCACTCATGATAGCGCTTGTTGCCTCCACCAGCGGGACGTTCTTGGTGTTCAGAGGCCTCTCATTCATGACCTCGGGCGTCTCTCATGCCGCGCTGGGCGGTGCCGCTCTGGGACTGTTCCTGCAGTCGACCGGCATCGCTCCATGGTTTCACCCCATCCTGGGAGCCCTGGTATTCGCGGTTTTCGTCGCACTGGTCACAGGATACGCTGGAGAGAGCGGCATAGGAGAGAAGATGGAGGTGGCAGTGGGGGTGTCGTTTGCTCTCTCAATGAGCCTGGCGGTCTTCCTCATGTACTACATACCGCCGGTTCAAGTGCCAAGCATCTGGGGATATCTCATTGGTGACCTGCTTCTGCTTGACAGCTTGGATGTCGTAATGCTGGCCGGGACTGCGATTCCACTTTTCATAGTCAGTCTGCTCTTCAACAAGGAGTTTGTCTATGTGAGTGTGGATATGGAGGGTGCAGTGGCTCAGGGGCTGAACGCCCGAGCATATCACTACCTCATGCTCGTCACCTCAGCACTGGCGATTGCTCTGGCCACAAAGGCAGTCGGCGCGATTCTCGTTTACGCGATACTCGTCGCTCCTGCGGCAGCCTCCAATGAAGTCCTCAGGTCCGTAAGAAGCGTGGTGATTTCTGTCTTCGTCATAGCGCTTGTCTCGCAGGTCGTCGGCATCTCGCTGTCCCTCTCGTTCCGAGCCTCACCAAGTGCCATCGCCGGGATTCTGGCTGCTATCTCCTACGTGGTCGCTGTGCAGATCAAGAAGGCACGTGAAAGAAAGAGGGCCTCTTTGGAATTGGAGCCGGAGCTCGATGAGTCACAGGAAGCGCAGAAGGTGTCCTTGACCCATGAGAGCCAATAG
- a CDS encoding amino acid ABC transporter substrate-binding protein — MSKVSSSLVVYLVIGLVIGAGIGYAIPTLLLPQTTPPVVDLLDTITQRGYMVIGTSSGWPPFEMVNTTTNELYGFDIDLCNYIANELNVTIQWSDLDFDALVGACSAGTIDLIAAATFITAERNAVLAPSVWYIRTNEVVVVKASSPLTITHLENLTGLDVGVQTGTVEDDEITQLIDDGVGIIIHRYPRPDTMFADLDAGTLDAVYVDEPVFDVYASTYSVKVIFTVTAPPTALYMRYGNLKFQKAVNNAIVKAFETGALDAMIAKWFG, encoded by the coding sequence TTGTCAAAAGTGTCATCGTCACTAGTCGTGTACTTGGTGATAGGCCTAGTCATTGGAGCAGGAATCGGGTATGCAATCCCGACGCTGCTCCTTCCACAGACAACACCACCTGTAGTCGACCTTCTAGACACAATCACGCAGAGAGGCTACATGGTGATAGGAACCAGCTCTGGCTGGCCGCCATTCGAGATGGTGAACACAACAACAAACGAACTCTATGGCTTCGATATTGACCTCTGCAACTACATCGCCAATGAGCTCAACGTGACCATACAGTGGAGCGACTTGGACTTTGATGCCCTAGTAGGCGCTTGCTCCGCAGGCACCATTGACCTCATCGCAGCAGCGACGTTCATCACTGCAGAACGAAACGCGGTCCTTGCACCATCGGTCTGGTACATCAGAACCAACGAGGTGGTGGTGGTCAAGGCCAGCTCCCCGCTCACAATCACTCACCTCGAAAACCTGACTGGGCTTGATGTGGGTGTCCAGACTGGCACCGTAGAGGATGATGAGATAACCCAACTCATTGACGACGGTGTGGGAATCATAATCCACCGCTATCCGCGTCCCGACACAATGTTTGCAGACCTCGACGCAGGGACACTTGATGCCGTCTACGTGGACGAACCAGTCTTCGACGTCTACGCCAGCACATACAGTGTGAAAGTGATCTTCACAGTGACTGCGCCCCCGACAGCACTGTACATGCGCTATGGAAACCTCAAGTTCCAGAAGGCCGTGAACAATGCGATTGTGAAGGCATTTGAAACGGGCGCATTAGACGCAATGATTGCAAAGTGGTTCGGGTGA
- a CDS encoding amino acid ABC transporter permease — MEIIASDELVPQTGHTQGRLRLTQAYSALKRTHQYIVFGIMLVSVFILVQILYPDYYGQFVSGVAMTMGLYVFALAFGFVLGLVLAIVRVYGNPIASRISTAYIEIIRGTPVVTQMLLIALAPHALRDLMLAMGYGVWDVRVFLAALCLGLNSAAYQAEYLRSAITATGSGQMLAARSLGMSRAASIQYIILPQSLRRVIPAWMNEATYLPKVTTAAYIVSVEEVFAWAKFVTSRVFLPLQVYVTVALFFIAVIMLITALLEQVHGATRVPGL, encoded by the coding sequence ATGGAGATTATCGCTTCCGATGAGCTGGTTCCTCAGACTGGACACACACAAGGACGATTAAGACTGACTCAGGCATACTCTGCTCTGAAAAGGACGCATCAGTATATTGTATTCGGAATCATGTTGGTGTCGGTATTCATCTTAGTGCAGATTCTGTATCCCGACTACTACGGTCAGTTCGTTTCAGGTGTGGCGATGACAATGGGCCTCTATGTCTTCGCTTTGGCCTTCGGATTCGTGCTAGGTCTCGTGCTGGCAATCGTGCGCGTGTATGGAAACCCCATCGCCTCACGCATCTCAACAGCATATATCGAGATCATCAGAGGGACACCAGTTGTCACTCAGATGCTTCTCATTGCACTGGCGCCTCATGCGCTTAGAGACCTCATGCTTGCAATGGGTTATGGCGTCTGGGATGTGAGAGTGTTCTTGGCGGCGCTGTGTCTGGGCTTGAACAGTGCTGCGTATCAGGCGGAGTATCTGCGCTCGGCAATCACTGCCACAGGCTCGGGACAGATGCTAGCAGCCCGGTCACTGGGCATGTCGCGGGCCGCCAGCATACAATACATCATACTGCCACAGAGCCTGAGGCGAGTCATTCCAGCATGGATGAACGAGGCAACCTATCTGCCGAAGGTCACGACGGCAGCGTATATTGTCAGTGTGGAGGAGGTATTTGCATGGGCCAAGTTCGTCACATCCAGAGTGTTTCTTCCACTGCAGGTGTATGTCACAGTCGCTCTGTTCTTCATCGCCGTCATCATGCTAATCACTGCCTTGCTTGAGCAGGTACACGGAGCGACGAGAGTGCCCGGACTCTAG
- a CDS encoding carbohydrate kinase family protein, translating to MTPKGREEERLGGAPVYAASAQTLGAVGTGIVSCVGTDFDDIHVAHLASCGIVTTGLYRRGPHSTQIITTESEDGSRSQDAVSVASKIEGKDLHREHLSASTIYFSPTISEVSCSCLKAAAGSEAIVALEVAGCLRTVGSYGALRYSVPDDIDDFLAYTTVLLVDPLSLSLLTESASEKDSVESLLGRGPFIVIVNRDVHGSTVYCHHGAIDIPYVVPSRVVDMSGYSHMYMIGFLIEFLRSGGELSRSGHFGAACASVSSAGRGPFAVISRYEVERLLRSLY from the coding sequence GTGACGCCCAAAGGAAGAGAAGAGGAGAGACTCGGAGGAGCCCCAGTATATGCAGCGAGCGCACAGACCCTGGGTGCAGTGGGCACAGGGATAGTGTCGTGTGTGGGCACTGACTTCGATGACATTCATGTTGCTCACCTCGCGTCCTGTGGGATTGTCACCACCGGACTCTACCGTCGTGGCCCGCACTCCACACAGATTATCACCACAGAGTCAGAAGACGGGTCCAGGAGCCAGGACGCAGTGTCCGTTGCTTCGAAGATAGAAGGGAAGGACCTGCACCGCGAGCACCTGTCTGCGAGCACAATCTACTTTTCACCCACGATAAGTGAAGTGAGCTGCTCCTGTCTGAAGGCTGCGGCAGGAAGCGAAGCAATAGTAGCACTTGAGGTCGCAGGGTGCCTCAGGACGGTTGGCAGTTACGGCGCACTGAGATACTCCGTGCCGGATGACATCGATGACTTTCTGGCATACACCACTGTTCTCCTCGTCGATCCTCTCTCACTCTCCCTTCTGACGGAATCAGCATCTGAGAAGGACTCAGTCGAGTCGCTGCTGGGCCGGGGACCCTTCATAGTGATAGTCAACCGAGATGTGCATGGCTCTACTGTCTACTGCCATCACGGTGCCATTGACATACCGTACGTTGTCCCCAGCAGAGTGGTGGACATGAGTGGCTACAGTCACATGTACATGATAGGGTTTCTCATAGAGTTTCTGAGGAGTGGCGGCGAGCTGTCAAGGTCAGGCCACTTCGGCGCCGCGTGTGCCTCAGTCTCGTCCGCAGGCCGAGGGCCATTTGCGGTCATCTCACGGTACGAGGTTGAGCGACTTCTAAGGTCTCTCTACTGA